In Azospirillum ramasamyi, the following are encoded in one genomic region:
- a CDS encoding molybdopterin cofactor-binding domain-containing protein, which yields MTELQSQPTPTCAELMAANGVLLIVDEIQPPSGPVAKGATATPKPPETALFLAVREDGQVFAFNGHVDLGTGIQTALTQIVAEELDLRMDQLRMVLGDTGRTPNQGATIASATIQISAVPLRNAAAEARRYLLDRAAALFGVPAGELRVEEGVVIAPETGGIGNRRVSYGELVRGERVELRISGKAPLKPREQYKLVGKAAPRVDIPAKATGEFSYVHDLRLPGMLHGRVVRPPYAGIDSGEFVGNSLESVDEGSIAHIPGVVKVVVLRDFVGVVAEREEQAIKAARELKITWRPWTRKLPDLSNLAQALRENPSTPRKVLDKGDVDAALAAADQRMTRTYVWPYQMHGSIGPSCAVADCKADRATVWSGTQNPHLLRADLAWLLEWPEERIDVVRMEAAGCYGRNCADDVAADALLLSQAVGRPVRVQLTREQEHLWEPKGTAQLMEVDGGIDANGGIVAYDFATSYPSNGAPTLALLLTGRVDPVAAVFEMGDRTSIPPYDYENMRVVINDMAPIVRASWMRGVSAMPNSFAHDSYIDELAFAAGVDPVEFRLRHLRDDERAADLIRAVAGRAGWQPRTAPQQTPPEGDVLRGRGFAYARYIHSKFPGFGAAWAAWVADVAVDRKTGEIAVTRVVVGHDAGQMINPDGVRHQIHGNVIQSTSRVLKEQVEFEDSVVAAKEWGGYPIMTFPEVPDIDVVMMPRETEPPLGSGESASVPSAAAIANAIFDATGIRFRELPITAERVREALNGPSEPVPPAPPEAAKPRKRGWKAWLGASLTGLCGVMIGMASSALPFRAEIAPVSPPSAGLWSSATIERGRQLAALGDCAVCHTAENGATNAGGRPFETPFGTVFSTNITPDPDSGIGRWSFAAFDRAMREGISRDGRHLYPAFPYTAFRNMTDDDMQALYAYMMTQQPVRAETPANTMRFPFNLRPMMAGWNTLFLNRETYRPDPQKSAEWNRGNYLVNGLGHCAACHSPRNALGAEKLGESFLAGGTVDGWEAPALTALSKAPKPWTEDDLFTYLRTGFSPRHGVAAGPMAAVVHELSTVPEADVRAMAVYLASLGGDAVEAPAATASPTPASSANGERIFNGACQACHSDGNGPTLFGVSPSMAVNSNVHSDSPDNLARVILHGIQNPATRDLGYMPAFRDSLSDKQVADLMAYLRGRFAPDKPAWADIATVVAKARANPGTH from the coding sequence GTCCTGCTGATCGTTGACGAGATCCAGCCGCCCTCCGGCCCGGTCGCCAAGGGGGCGACCGCGACGCCCAAGCCGCCGGAAACCGCGCTGTTCCTGGCGGTGCGCGAGGATGGACAGGTCTTCGCCTTCAACGGCCATGTCGATCTCGGCACCGGCATCCAGACGGCGCTGACCCAGATCGTCGCGGAGGAGCTGGACCTGCGGATGGACCAGCTGCGCATGGTGCTGGGCGACACCGGCCGGACGCCGAACCAGGGCGCCACCATCGCCAGCGCCACCATCCAGATCTCCGCCGTGCCGCTGCGCAACGCCGCGGCGGAGGCGCGCCGCTACCTGCTGGACCGCGCCGCCGCCCTGTTCGGCGTGCCGGCGGGCGAGCTGCGGGTCGAAGAGGGGGTGGTGATCGCCCCGGAAACCGGTGGAATCGGCAACCGCCGCGTCTCCTACGGCGAACTGGTGCGGGGCGAGCGGGTGGAGCTGCGCATCAGCGGAAAGGCCCCGCTGAAGCCGCGGGAGCAGTACAAGCTGGTCGGCAAGGCCGCGCCGCGCGTCGACATCCCGGCCAAGGCGACCGGCGAATTCTCCTACGTCCACGACCTGCGGCTGCCGGGGATGCTGCATGGCCGGGTGGTCCGCCCCCCCTATGCCGGCATCGACAGCGGCGAATTCGTCGGCAACAGCCTGGAAAGCGTCGACGAGGGCTCCATCGCCCACATTCCCGGCGTCGTCAAGGTGGTGGTGCTGCGCGACTTCGTCGGCGTGGTGGCGGAACGCGAGGAACAGGCGATCAAGGCGGCGCGCGAGCTGAAGATCACCTGGAGACCCTGGACCCGCAAGCTGCCGGACCTGTCGAACCTCGCCCAGGCCCTGCGCGAGAATCCCAGCACGCCGCGCAAGGTGCTGGACAAGGGCGACGTCGATGCCGCGCTCGCCGCCGCCGACCAGCGGATGACGCGCACCTATGTCTGGCCCTACCAGATGCACGGCTCCATCGGGCCGTCCTGCGCGGTGGCCGACTGCAAGGCGGACCGCGCGACCGTCTGGTCCGGCACCCAGAATCCGCATCTGCTGCGCGCCGACCTCGCCTGGCTGCTGGAATGGCCGGAGGAACGGATCGACGTGGTGCGGATGGAGGCGGCCGGCTGCTATGGCCGCAACTGCGCCGACGACGTGGCGGCGGATGCGCTTCTGCTGTCGCAGGCGGTCGGCCGTCCGGTGCGCGTCCAGCTGACCCGCGAGCAGGAGCATCTGTGGGAGCCGAAGGGCACCGCCCAGCTGATGGAGGTCGATGGCGGGATCGACGCCAATGGCGGCATCGTCGCCTACGACTTCGCCACCAGCTACCCGTCGAACGGCGCGCCGACGCTGGCGCTGCTGCTGACCGGGCGGGTCGATCCGGTGGCCGCCGTGTTCGAGATGGGCGACCGCACCTCCATTCCGCCTTACGATTACGAGAACATGCGGGTCGTCATCAACGACATGGCCCCCATCGTCCGCGCCTCCTGGATGCGCGGGGTGTCGGCGATGCCCAACAGCTTCGCCCATGACAGTTACATCGACGAATTGGCCTTCGCCGCCGGGGTCGATCCGGTGGAGTTCCGCCTGCGCCACCTGCGCGACGACGAACGCGCCGCCGACCTGATCCGCGCCGTCGCCGGCCGCGCCGGCTGGCAGCCGCGCACCGCCCCGCAGCAGACCCCGCCGGAGGGCGACGTGCTGCGCGGCCGCGGCTTCGCCTATGCCCGCTACATCCACAGCAAGTTCCCCGGCTTCGGCGCCGCCTGGGCGGCCTGGGTGGCCGACGTGGCGGTGGACCGCAAGACCGGCGAGATCGCGGTGACCCGCGTGGTCGTCGGCCATGACGCCGGGCAGATGATCAACCCCGACGGCGTGCGCCACCAGATCCACGGCAACGTCATCCAGTCGACCAGCCGGGTGCTGAAGGAACAGGTGGAGTTCGAGGACTCGGTCGTCGCCGCCAAGGAATGGGGCGGCTACCCGATCATGACCTTCCCCGAGGTGCCGGACATCGACGTGGTGATGATGCCGCGCGAGACCGAGCCGCCGTTGGGATCCGGGGAATCCGCCTCCGTCCCCAGCGCGGCGGCCATCGCCAACGCCATCTTCGACGCCACCGGCATCCGCTTCCGCGAATTGCCGATCACCGCGGAACGGGTGCGCGAGGCGCTGAACGGCCCCTCCGAGCCGGTCCCGCCCGCGCCGCCGGAAGCCGCCAAGCCGCGCAAGCGCGGGTGGAAGGCATGGCTCGGCGCTTCGCTGACCGGCTTATGCGGGGTGATGATCGGCATGGCGAGCAGCGCCCTGCCCTTCCGCGCCGAGATCGCTCCCGTCTCGCCGCCGTCCGCCGGGCTGTGGTCGTCGGCCACCATCGAACGCGGGCGGCAGCTGGCGGCGCTCGGCGACTGCGCGGTCTGCCACACGGCGGAGAACGGCGCCACCAATGCCGGCGGCCGGCCGTTCGAGACGCCGTTCGGCACCGTCTTCAGCACCAACATCACGCCGGACCCGGACAGCGGGATCGGGCGCTGGTCCTTCGCCGCCTTCGACCGGGCGATGCGCGAGGGGATCAGCCGCGACGGCCGGCATCTCTACCCGGCCTTCCCGTACACCGCCTTCCGCAACATGACCGACGACGACATGCAGGCGCTCTACGCCTACATGATGACGCAGCAGCCGGTGCGCGCCGAGACGCCGGCCAACACCATGCGCTTCCCCTTCAACCTGCGCCCGATGATGGCGGGCTGGAACACGCTGTTCCTCAACCGCGAGACCTACCGGCCCGATCCGCAGAAGAGCGCGGAGTGGAACCGCGGCAACTATCTGGTCAACGGGCTCGGACACTGCGCCGCCTGCCACAGCCCGCGCAACGCGCTGGGGGCGGAGAAGCTGGGCGAATCCTTCCTGGCCGGCGGCACCGTCGACGGCTGGGAGGCGCCGGCCCTGACCGCGCTGTCCAAGGCGCCGAAGCCCTGGACGGAGGACGACCTGTTCACCTACCTGCGCACCGGCTTCTCCCCGCGCCATGGCGTCGCCGCCGGCCCGATGGCCGCCGTGGTGCACGAGCTGTCCACCGTGCCGGAAGCCGATGTGCGGGCGATGGCGGTCTATCTCGCCTCGCTTGGTGGCGATGCGGTCGAAGCGCCCGCGGCCACGGCATCCCCCACCCCCGCCAGCTCCGCCAATGGAGAGCGCATCTTCAACGGCGCCTGCCAGGCCTGCCACAGCGACGGCAACGGACCGACGCTGTTCGGCGTCAGCCCCTCCATGGCGGTGAACAGCAACGTCCACAGCGACAGCCCGGACAATCTGGCCCGCGTCATCCTGCACGGCATCCAGAACCCGGCGACCCGCGACCTCGGCTATATGCCGGCCTTCCGCGACAGCCTGTCCGACAAGCAGGTGGCGGACCTGATGGCATATCTGCGCGGCCGTTTCGCACCCGACAAACCGGCCTGGGCGGACATTGCGACTGTGGTGGCCAAGGCGCGGGCCAATCCGGGAACGCACTGA
- a CDS encoding PLP-dependent aminotransferase family protein, with protein sequence MSSRTGTRTGEVMDAIRRRMASRTLTPGERLPSIRSFAATMGVSPSTVVEAYDRLAAEGVIRSRPGSGFYVSGAMPPLALSEVEPRLDRTIDPFWVSRQSLDAAAGIPKPGCGWLPAGWMPNAAIRRAIRRLAAADDAVLADYGGTRGSLSLRRLLARQFADEGISAGADQILLTGSGTQAIDLICRFLLRPGDAVLVDDPCYFNFQALLRAHQARIVGVPYTRQGPDVPLFTEALTVHRPRLYITNSALHNPTGATMSPQTAHKLLAAAAAHDLTIVEDDIFAGFEHEPSPRLAVLDGLAQVIRIGSFSKTLSASIRCGYIAARPDWVEALVDLQVATSFGGPSPVAAELVLAALSDGSYRKHLDALRRRLARSRREVAARLDALGLQPWLMPRGGFYLWCSLPDGRNAAGVARAALRENVVLAPGDVFSVSRSASAFLRFNVAQMEDPRVFDVLARAMKDGG encoded by the coding sequence ATGAGCAGCCGGACAGGCACGCGGACAGGCGAGGTGATGGACGCGATCCGCCGCAGGATGGCAAGCCGCACGCTGACACCGGGTGAAAGGCTGCCCTCGATCCGCAGCTTCGCCGCCACCATGGGCGTGTCGCCATCGACGGTGGTGGAGGCTTACGACCGGCTCGCTGCGGAAGGTGTGATCCGCTCGCGCCCCGGCTCGGGCTTCTACGTGTCCGGCGCCATGCCGCCGCTCGCCCTGAGCGAGGTCGAGCCCCGGCTGGACCGGACCATTGATCCGTTCTGGGTGTCGCGCCAGTCGCTCGATGCGGCGGCGGGAATTCCGAAGCCGGGATGCGGCTGGCTGCCGGCCGGCTGGATGCCCAACGCGGCGATCCGCCGGGCGATCCGCCGTCTCGCGGCCGCCGACGACGCCGTGCTGGCGGATTATGGCGGCACGCGCGGTTCGCTGTCCCTGCGCCGTCTGCTTGCCCGCCAGTTCGCGGACGAAGGGATATCGGCGGGCGCCGATCAAATCCTACTGACCGGTTCAGGAACCCAGGCCATCGACCTGATCTGCCGCTTTCTGTTGCGTCCCGGCGACGCGGTGCTCGTCGACGATCCCTGCTACTTCAATTTTCAGGCGCTGCTGCGCGCCCATCAGGCCCGGATCGTCGGTGTTCCCTATACGAGGCAGGGACCTGACGTGCCCCTGTTCACCGAAGCCCTGACGGTGCACCGGCCAAGGCTCTACATCACCAACTCGGCGCTCCACAACCCGACCGGCGCGACGATGTCGCCGCAAACCGCCCACAAGCTGCTCGCCGCCGCCGCCGCTCATGACCTCACCATCGTCGAGGACGACATCTTCGCCGGTTTCGAGCATGAACCGTCGCCGCGGCTGGCCGTCCTCGACGGGTTGGCGCAGGTCATCCGCATCGGCAGCTTTTCCAAGACGCTGTCCGCCTCGATCCGCTGCGGCTACATCGCGGCCCGGCCGGACTGGGTGGAGGCGCTGGTCGATCTGCAGGTCGCGACCAGTTTCGGCGGTCCCAGTCCCGTTGCCGCCGAACTCGTCCTGGCGGCTTTGAGCGACGGCAGCTATCGCAAGCATCTCGACGCCCTTCGCCGGCGGCTGGCGCGGAGCCGCCGCGAGGTTGCGGCCAGACTGGACGCGCTCGGCCTGCAGCCATGGCTGATGCCGCGCGGCGGATTCTATCTGTGGTGCAGCCTGCCCGACGGCCGGAACGCCGCCGGCGTCGCCCGGGCAGCCTTGCGCGAAAATGTGGTTCTCGCTCCCGGAGACGTCTTCAGCGTGTCCCGATCGGCTTCGGCGTTCCTGCGCTTCAACGTCGCCCAGATGGAGGATCCGCGGGTGTTCGACGTGCTGGCGCGCGCGATGAAGGACGGCGGATAG
- a CDS encoding DMT family transporter, which produces MRWGSAGWGSGMMGVVIFSGSLPATRVAVAGFPPLFLTSARAVIAAVLAVALLSILRQTRPARSDLRPLAVVALGVVVGFPLLTALALQRITSAQSIVFIGLLPLATALFGVLRSRERPKPAFWLFSTLGGFAVAGFALAQGGGASLAGGLLMVAAILLCGLGYAEGAVLSRRLGGWQVISWALVLASPAMVAAAILTMPDDWTGVGAPAWIGLGYVSVFSMLVGFVFWYRGLALGGIAGVGQLQLLQPLLGLALAGLLLHEPVAWTMIAVTGLVVLCVAGARKFA; this is translated from the coding sequence ATGCGGTGGGGTTCGGCGGGATGGGGCAGCGGGATGATGGGCGTGGTCATCTTCAGCGGGTCGTTGCCGGCGACGCGCGTCGCGGTGGCGGGCTTCCCGCCGCTGTTCCTGACCTCGGCTCGGGCGGTGATCGCGGCCGTGCTGGCGGTCGCCCTGCTTTCGATCCTACGGCAGACACGCCCCGCGCGCAGCGACCTGCGCCCGCTGGCGGTGGTGGCGCTCGGGGTCGTTGTCGGCTTTCCCCTGCTGACGGCGCTGGCGCTTCAACGGATCACCTCGGCGCAGTCGATCGTGTTCATCGGGCTGCTGCCGCTCGCCACCGCATTGTTCGGCGTACTGCGGTCGAGAGAGCGGCCGAAACCCGCCTTCTGGCTGTTCTCGACGCTCGGCGGATTCGCCGTCGCCGGCTTCGCCCTGGCCCAAGGTGGCGGCGCCTCGCTTGCCGGCGGCCTGCTGATGGTCGCGGCGATTCTGCTCTGCGGGCTCGGATATGCCGAGGGTGCCGTCCTGTCCCGGCGGCTGGGCGGCTGGCAGGTCATTTCCTGGGCGCTGGTGCTGGCATCGCCGGCCATGGTGGCGGCAGCGATCCTGACGATGCCGGACGACTGGACCGGTGTCGGTGCGCCGGCCTGGATCGGGCTCGGTTACGTTTCGGTCTTCAGCATGCTGGTGGGGTTCGTCTTCTGGTATCGCGGGCTGGCGCTCGGCGGCATCGCAGGCGTGGGGCAACTGCAGCTGCTTCAGCCCCTTCTCGGCCTCGCGCTGGCGGGGTTGCTGCTGCACGAGCCGGTCGCCTGGACCATGATCGCGGTGACCGGGCTGGTGGTGCTGTGCGTCGCAGGCGCCAGGAAATTCGCCTGA
- a CDS encoding ATP-binding protein, giving the protein MAGSFDLDACAREPIHIPGSIQPHGHLLALEPDGLCLVRASAEAGAVLNRPLSEAFGQPIDRLVDANGMASLARRLRTAPAEPVQLDILHLRGGSDHQAIAHRSGGLVILELEDLAATGIGTLEALYPQMREGIRRMQSSHDFETLLTCTAEEVRSLTGFDRVLIYRFDEQWNGTVIAEDGNGRLPSYRGLRFPASDIPEQARRLYALNRLRLIADARYRPVPILAAAGAVQATADSAAEPLDLSFAVLRSVSPVHLEYMRNMGTPASMSISVMDGERLWGLISCHHAEPRQVSFAIRTACDLLGQVLSSQMIALERAEDADHRIRSKSIQARLLAHMAAAERFIDGLAEDGEDLLSLVNAEGAAILFDGDCRLIGRTPPQAVVEAIGAELAGQGIKDLFASHQLPVEMEAAAGMDASASGLLAISISQLHPSYLLWFRPEIVRSIEWAGDPTKPIDGSGRLSPRNSFEIWKETVRGQSLPWRHGEIEAAGDFRNAIVSIVLRKAEEMAALSEELRRSNGELAAFSYSVSHDLRAPFRHVSSYAELLRSRAADKLNDRERHYLDSIIEAAGSAGTLVDGLLHFSQLGRATLARVEVDLLRLVEEIRNLLEPDLRERNVHWTVHPLPIVTGDPTMLRLVVQNLLSNAIKYSRDRAVPEIEIGCRSTPEAHEFYVRDNGRGFDMAYAGKLFGVFQRLHREEEFEGIGIGLANVRRIVERHGGRVWAEGRLDHGATFHFSLPRSATAESR; this is encoded by the coding sequence ATGGCGGGCAGCTTTGACCTCGACGCCTGCGCGCGCGAACCGATTCACATTCCCGGCAGCATCCAGCCGCACGGCCATCTCCTGGCGCTCGAACCCGACGGCCTGTGTCTGGTCCGGGCGAGTGCGGAAGCCGGCGCGGTGCTCAACCGCCCCCTCTCCGAGGCCTTCGGCCAGCCGATCGACCGGCTGGTCGATGCCAACGGCATGGCGTCGCTCGCCCGCCGGCTACGCACCGCTCCGGCCGAGCCGGTGCAGCTCGACATCCTGCATCTGCGCGGCGGCAGCGACCATCAGGCCATCGCCCACCGCTCCGGCGGGCTGGTGATCCTGGAACTGGAGGATCTCGCCGCCACCGGCATCGGCACGCTGGAGGCGCTCTACCCGCAGATGCGCGAAGGCATCCGGCGGATGCAGTCGTCCCATGATTTCGAGACGCTGCTGACCTGCACGGCGGAGGAGGTGCGGTCGCTGACCGGCTTCGACCGCGTCCTGATCTATCGCTTCGACGAACAGTGGAACGGCACCGTCATCGCCGAGGACGGCAACGGCCGCCTGCCCTCCTACCGCGGCCTGCGCTTTCCCGCCTCCGACATCCCGGAACAGGCGAGGCGCCTCTATGCGCTGAACCGCCTGCGGCTGATCGCCGACGCCCGCTACCGCCCGGTCCCCATCCTGGCAGCGGCAGGCGCGGTACAGGCAACGGCAGATAGCGCGGCGGAGCCTCTCGACCTCAGCTTCGCCGTTCTGCGCAGCGTGTCGCCCGTGCATCTGGAATACATGCGCAACATGGGCACGCCGGCTTCGATGTCGATCTCCGTCATGGACGGCGAGCGGCTATGGGGCCTGATCTCCTGCCATCATGCCGAACCACGGCAGGTGTCCTTCGCCATCCGCACCGCCTGCGACCTGCTGGGACAGGTGCTGTCCAGCCAGATGATCGCGCTGGAGCGGGCGGAGGATGCCGACCACCGCATCCGTTCCAAGAGCATCCAGGCCCGGCTGCTGGCCCATATGGCTGCGGCGGAACGCTTCATCGACGGGCTGGCGGAGGATGGCGAGGATCTGCTGTCGCTGGTGAATGCCGAGGGCGCCGCCATCCTGTTCGACGGCGATTGCCGCCTGATCGGCCGCACCCCGCCGCAGGCGGTGGTGGAGGCCATCGGCGCCGAGCTGGCCGGCCAGGGCATCAAGGATCTGTTCGCCAGCCACCAGCTGCCCGTGGAGATGGAGGCCGCCGCCGGGATGGACGCCAGCGCCAGCGGGCTGCTTGCGATCTCCATCTCACAGCTGCATCCCAGCTACCTCCTGTGGTTCCGGCCGGAGATCGTGCGCTCCATCGAATGGGCCGGCGATCCCACCAAGCCCATCGACGGCAGCGGCAGGCTGTCGCCGCGCAATTCCTTCGAGATCTGGAAGGAGACGGTGCGCGGCCAATCCCTGCCCTGGCGCCATGGCGAGATCGAGGCGGCCGGAGACTTCCGCAACGCCATCGTCAGCATCGTGCTGCGCAAGGCCGAGGAAATGGCCGCGTTGAGCGAGGAGCTTCGCCGCAGCAACGGCGAGCTTGCCGCCTTCTCCTACTCCGTCTCGCACGACCTGCGGGCACCCTTCCGCCACGTCTCCAGCTATGCCGAGCTTCTGCGCTCCCGTGCCGCCGACAAGCTGAACGACCGGGAGCGCCACTACCTGGACAGCATCATCGAAGCGGCGGGTTCGGCCGGCACGCTGGTCGACGGGCTTCTGCACTTCTCGCAGCTCGGCCGCGCCACGCTGGCGCGGGTGGAGGTCGACCTGCTCCGGCTGGTGGAGGAGATCCGAAACCTGCTGGAGCCCGATCTGCGGGAGCGCAATGTCCATTGGACCGTGCATCCGCTCCCGATCGTCACCGGCGATCCGACCATGCTGCGGCTGGTGGTGCAGAATTTGCTGTCCAACGCCATCAAGTATTCCCGCGACCGTGCCGTACCGGAGATCGAGATCGGCTGCCGGAGCACGCCCGAGGCGCATGAGTTTTATGTGCGCGATAATGGGCGTGGATTCGATATGGCCTATGCCGGTAAACTCTTCGGCGTCTTCCAGCGCCTGCACCGCGAGGAGGAATTCGAAGGCATCGGGATCGGCTTGGCCAACGTTCGCCGCATCGTGGAGCGCCACGGTGGCCGGGTTTGGGCGGAGGGCAGGCTGGATCACGGCGCGACCTTCCATTTCTCCCTGCCGCGGTCCGCAACCGCTGAATCGAGGTAG
- a CDS encoding response regulator — MATLKPILLVEDNPKDLELTLEAFEEAQLANDIVVARDGAEALSYLFDEDGQPVSKPTDPKYPAVIILDIKLPKVDGIEVLQRIKANDSTRAIPVVMLTSSKEEQDLVRSYRLGVNAFVVKPVGFKEFFDAIRDIGSFWAILNEPPPGCHPRRPRGT, encoded by the coding sequence ATGGCCACGCTGAAACCGATCCTGCTGGTCGAGGACAACCCGAAAGACCTGGAGCTGACGCTGGAAGCCTTCGAGGAGGCCCAGCTCGCCAACGACATCGTCGTCGCCCGCGACGGGGCGGAAGCGTTGTCCTACCTGTTCGATGAGGATGGACAGCCGGTGTCGAAGCCGACGGATCCGAAATATCCGGCCGTCATCATCCTCGACATCAAGCTGCCGAAGGTGGATGGGATCGAGGTGCTGCAGCGGATCAAGGCCAACGACAGCACCCGCGCCATCCCGGTGGTCATGCTGACCTCCTCCAAGGAGGAGCAGGATCTGGTCCGCAGCTACCGGCTGGGGGTGAACGCCTTCGTCGTCAAGCCGGTCGGCTTCAAGGAGTTCTTCGACGCCATCCGCGACATCGGCAGCTTCTGGGCGATCCTGAACGAGCCGCCGCCCGGCTGCCATCCCCGACGTCCGCGCGGCACCTGA
- a CDS encoding sensor histidine kinase codes for MTRLLDPHSGNFASDGTPAEPGPPIPCRVLLLEDNGMDADLVREHLLMIDDHDFDIQRVDARQPFIDAVAAGGPYDLILSDFDLPDFDGMSALAIARERLPRVPFIFVSGMLGEENAIEALKKGATDYVVKLRMERLQVVVRRALVEARDRNELADKRQALAESEARLRFALEAGRLGSWELTLADNRLHVSSICAANLGLSDPDELSSYDRLLAHVHPEDRGYQQAMVQQALSSGSPLDMEYRTVWPDGSVHWVQVRGRAVYDRDGAPTALAGVSLNITDRKKAEERQLLLLEELNHRVKNTLAMVQSIAKQTLRAAPSVDAFPDAFQSRLRALAQAHDLLTRRQWQGASLSEIAALTLEPHVHAGRVKVGGPPVSLTTGVAVSLHLAFHELATNAAKYGALSAENGRVDLDWEIANPAQPPVRAARDGNAGALVLRWSESGGPPVVTPTRRGFGSRLIERGLAHELEGDVSLAFDPAGVRCRLVIPLSSRVSPQ; via the coding sequence ATGACCAGGCTGCTCGACCCGCACTCGGGAAACTTCGCATCGGACGGCACGCCCGCCGAACCGGGGCCGCCGATTCCCTGCCGTGTCCTGCTGCTGGAAGACAACGGCATGGACGCCGATCTGGTGCGCGAGCACCTGCTGATGATCGACGACCATGATTTCGACATCCAGCGGGTCGATGCCCGGCAACCCTTCATCGACGCGGTGGCGGCCGGCGGCCCGTACGACCTGATCCTGTCGGACTTCGACCTGCCCGACTTCGACGGCATGTCGGCGCTGGCCATCGCACGCGAACGGCTGCCGCGGGTGCCCTTCATCTTCGTGTCCGGCATGCTGGGCGAGGAGAACGCCATCGAGGCGCTGAAGAAGGGCGCCACCGATTACGTGGTCAAGCTGCGGATGGAGCGCCTGCAGGTCGTGGTGCGCCGCGCCCTGGTGGAGGCGCGCGACCGCAACGAGCTGGCCGACAAGCGCCAGGCGCTGGCGGAGAGCGAGGCGCGGCTGCGCTTCGCGCTGGAGGCCGGGCGGCTCGGCTCGTGGGAATTGACGCTGGCGGACAACCGGCTGCACGTCTCCTCGATCTGCGCAGCGAACCTGGGGCTGTCGGACCCGGATGAACTCTCCAGCTATGACCGCTTGCTGGCGCATGTCCACCCCGAGGACCGCGGCTATCAGCAGGCGATGGTCCAGCAGGCGCTGAGCAGCGGATCGCCGCTGGACATGGAATACCGCACCGTCTGGCCCGACGGCAGCGTTCATTGGGTGCAGGTGCGTGGACGCGCCGTTTATGACCGCGACGGCGCGCCGACCGCACTGGCCGGCGTCTCGCTGAACATCACCGACCGCAAGAAGGCGGAGGAGCGGCAGCTTCTGCTGCTGGAGGAACTGAACCACCGGGTCAAGAACACCCTTGCGATGGTGCAGTCCATCGCCAAGCAGACCCTGCGCGCCGCCCCTTCGGTGGATGCCTTTCCCGATGCCTTTCAGTCCCGTCTGCGCGCGCTGGCCCAGGCCCATGACCTGCTGACCCGCCGCCAGTGGCAGGGCGCCTCGCTGAGCGAGATCGCCGCCTTGACGCTGGAGCCCCATGTCCATGCCGGCCGCGTCAAGGTCGGCGGACCCCCGGTCAGCCTGACGACCGGGGTGGCCGTGTCCCTCCACCTCGCCTTCCACGAGCTTGCCACCAACGCCGCGAAATATGGCGCCCTGTCCGCGGAAAACGGGCGGGTGGATCTCGATTGGGAGATCGCGAATCCGGCCCAGCCGCCGGTCCGCGCCGCCAGGGATGGCAATGCGGGCGCGCTCGTGCTGCGCTGGAGCGAGAGCGGCGGTCCGCCGGTGGTCACGCCGACCCGCCGCGGCTTCGGCTCACGACTGATCGAAAGGGGCCTTGCTCACGAGTTGGAGGGCGACGTGTCGCTTGCTTTCGATCCTGCCGGCGTGCGATGCCGGCTCGTCATCCCCCTGTCGTCGCGAGTGAGCCCGCAGTGA
- a CDS encoding response regulator produces the protein MTDANISDLTVLIVEDEPLIAMSLEDALLDQGVTCLGPAGSVAAALDMIETGGFDIALLDVNLRGERVDAVADRLAAAGIPFIFTTGHGAEGLPDAHRMRPVIGKPFRDLDITDALARHRPH, from the coding sequence GTGACCGACGCGAATATTTCCGACCTGACCGTCCTGATCGTCGAGGACGAGCCGCTGATCGCCATGAGCCTGGAGGATGCGCTGCTCGACCAGGGCGTGACCTGCCTCGGCCCGGCCGGCTCGGTCGCGGCGGCGCTGGACATGATCGAGACGGGCGGCTTCGACATCGCCCTGCTCGACGTCAACCTGCGCGGCGAGCGGGTGGATGCGGTGGCCGACCGGCTGGCCGCAGCCGGCATTCCCTTCATCTTCACCACAGGCCATGGGGCGGAGGGGCTGCCCGACGCCCACCGGATGCGCCCGGTGATCGGCAAGCCCTTCCGCGACCTCGACATCACCGACGCGCTGGCCCGTCACCGTCCGCACTGA
- a CDS encoding copper chaperone PCu(A)C, with translation MKRILGIATALALFGAGAALAHSYKAGPIDIGHPWARATAPSAPNGVGYLSLTNTGTEEDRLVAASTPVAEKAELHTHLNENGVMKMREVPYIAIAPGETMKLAPGGLHVMLLGLKKPLVKGEQVPLTLRFEKAGTVDVELSIEAAGQSGSDHGHGHMGAAAGAAHGHTQKQ, from the coding sequence ATGAAGCGCATTCTCGGCATCGCCACCGCCCTCGCTCTGTTCGGCGCCGGTGCCGCGCTGGCCCACAGCTACAAGGCCGGTCCGATCGACATCGGCCATCCCTGGGCCCGTGCCACCGCGCCGTCGGCGCCCAACGGCGTCGGCTATCTGTCGCTGACCAACACCGGCACGGAGGAAGACCGTCTGGTCGCCGCCTCCACCCCTGTCGCCGAAAAGGCTGAACTGCACACCCATCTGAACGAGAACGGCGTGATGAAGATGCGCGAGGTGCCCTATATCGCCATCGCCCCCGGCGAGACGATGAAGCTGGCACCGGGCGGGCTGCACGTCATGCTGCTCGGCCTCAAGAAGCCGCTGGTGAAGGGCGAGCAGGTGCCGCTGACCCTGCGCTTCGAAAAGGCCGGGACCGTCGATGTCGAACTCTCCATCGAGGCCGCCGGTCAGAGCGGTTCCGACCACGGCCACGGCCATATGGGCGCCGCGGCCGGTGCCGCGCATGGCCACACCCAGAAGCAGTAA